Proteins encoded together in one Falco biarmicus isolate bFalBia1 chromosome 4, bFalBia1.pri, whole genome shotgun sequence window:
- the SOX8 gene encoding transcription factor SOX-8, with the protein MLNMTEEHDKALEAPCSPAGTTSSMSHVDSDSDSPLSPAGSEGLGCAPAPAPRPPGAAALGAKVDAAEVDERFPACIRDAVSQVLKGYDWSLVPMPVRGNGSLKAKPHVKRPMNAFMVWAQAARRKLADQYPHLHNAELSKTLGKLWRLLSENEKRPFVEEAERLRVQHKKDHPDYKYQPRRRKSVKAGQSDSDSGAELSHHAGTQIYKADSGLGGMADSHHHSDHTGQTHGPPTPPTTPKTDLHHGSKQELKHEGRRLVESGRQNIDFSNVDISELSSEVINNMETFDVHEFDQYLPLNGHAAMPADHGPSAAAGSYGASYSHSATGTGGTNQVWTHKSPASASPSSADSGQQRPHIKTEQLSPSHYSDQSHGSPAHSDYGSYSAQACATTASTATAAASFSSSQCDYTDLQSSNYYNPYPGYPSSIYQYPYFHSSRRPYATPILNGLSIPPAHSPTANWDQPVYTTLTRP; encoded by the exons ATGCTCAACATGACCGAGGAGCACGACAAAGCGCTGGAGGCTCCGTGCAGCCCCGCGGGCACCACCAGCTCCATGTCCCACGTGGACTCGGACTCGGACTCGCCGCTGTCCCCCGCCGGCTCCGAGGGTCTGGGCTgcgcccccgcgcccgccccgcgcccccccggcgccgccgcgCTGGGTGCCAAGGTGGACGCGGCCGAGGTGGACGAGCGCTTCCCCGCCTGCATCCGCGACGCCGTCTCGCAGGTGCTGAAGGGCTACGACTGGAGCCTGGTGCCCATGCCCGTCCGCGGCAACGGATCGCTGAAGGCCAAGCCGCACGTCAAGCGGCCCATGAACGCCTTCATGGTGTGGGCGCAGGCCGCCCGCAGGAAGCTGGCCGACCAGTACCCGCATCTGCACAACGCCGAGCTCAGCAAGACCCTGGGCAAGCTCTGGCG TCTGTTAAGTGAAAATGAGAAACGTCCCTTTGTGGAAGAAGCTGAGCGGCTCAGGGTCCAGCACAAAAAGGATCACCCGGATTATAAATACCAGCCACGGAGGAGGAAAAGTGTAAAAGCTGGGCAGAGTGACTCCGACTCTGGAGCTGAACTCAGCCACCATGCAGGCACACAGATCTACAAGGCGGACAGTGGGCTGGGCGGCATGGCCGATTCCCACCATCACAGTGATCACACAG GGCAGACCCATGGgccacccaccccacccaccacccccaaaactGACCTCCACCATGGCAGCAAGCAGGAGCTGAAGCACGAGGGCCGCCGCCTCGTGGAGAGCGGCCGCCAGAACATCGACTTCAGCAACGTGGACATCTCGGAGCTGAGCAGCGAGGTCATCAACAACATGGAGACCTTCGACGTACACGAGTTCGACCAGTACCTGCCGCTCAATGGCCATGCTGCCATGCCGGCCGACCATGGCCCCAGTGCTGCCGCCGGCTCCTATGGCGCGTCCTACTCCCACTCGGCCACAGGCACTGGTGGGACCAACCAGGTCTGGACTCACAAAAGCCCGGCCTCGGCGTCACCATCGTCCGCTGATTCGGGCCAGCAGAGGCCCCACATCAAAACGGagcagctgagccccagccACTACAGCGACCAGTCCCACGGCTCCCCTGCGCACTCAGACTACGGCTCCTACAGTGCCCAGGCTTGTGCCACCACCGCCTCCACCGCTACGGCCGCCgcctccttctccagctcccaATGCGACTACACGGACCTCCAGAGCTCCAACTACTACAACCCCTACCCTGGCTACCCCTCCAGCATTTACCAGTATCCCTATTTCCACTCCTCCCGCCGTCCCTATGCGACGCCCATCCTCAACGGCTTGTCCATCCCGCCGGCCCACAGCCCCACCGCTAACTGGGACCAGCCGGTCTATACAACCCTGACAAGGCCTTAA